In Mytilus trossulus isolate FHL-02 chromosome 6, PNRI_Mtr1.1.1.hap1, whole genome shotgun sequence, a single window of DNA contains:
- the LOC134723873 gene encoding uncharacterized protein LOC134723873: MTASPVRRPEHYQLFVFYDDSDEQARDDILPGLKTENISFSSLQENGMPGMYTFDTAFSLVAKSRKVLIIFSKSLSVNKKCSHMIKSACTEPSIRRKIITLITDGKVSSVNGLFCLRDTSIIRYNTNWVSNLKTELLTIIPSYSILHANTGASNFVSSKGLLLQQMDMDLYGVLITARNKNFLIDLPEFYKHINEHTKLNIPQACEDCGFLCDLNTTISLGFTDDFLETEEEKFGDSEMSNGLLELMKCVMDAYNPHSKSNLWSVSCAVSGEYKPSHAYYINDMFGSVVYALLNKAASKMQVPFLPEFEDIDKRRETLMNIDNHSRRETIALAGFVCIAEPDRMQCFQCGWHIPLSAMDLEPMLYHASYMPLCPYVQQTLDPERFPPYRVHHKKFDNSDLSTEDDGDEDFQKFADAGFYRNGFEHVIECMSCGLCIIINNADTSPWDTHALLSPTCKFVLEKKGIDFIKSVNAQRSTDKEPTIITYALTDFSFDHRTNWPSILFTPDTI, encoded by the coding sequence ATGACTGCTAGTCCCGTACGGAGACCAGAACATTAtcaattatttgtgttttatgacGACAGTGATGAACAAGCTAGGGATGATATACTTCCAGGCTTAAAAACAGAGAATATTTCCTTTAGTTCTTTACAAGAAAATGGCATGCCAGGCATGTACACTTTCGATACTGCATTTAGTCTCGTCGCAAAGTCTAGAAAAGtactgattattttttctaaaagtctatctgtaaacaaaaaatgcagCCATATGATAAAGTCCGCCTGCACGGAACCAAGTATAAGGCGAAAAATCATCACACTGATTACAGATGGCAAAGTTTCATCCGTCAACGGGTTATTTTGTCTTAGGGACACATCAATTATAAGATATAACACGAACTGGGTTTCAAATCTTAAAACTGAACTATTGACAATAATACCAAGTTATTCCATCTTACATGCAAATACCGGAGCATCTAATTTTGTTTCATCAAAAGGCCTTCTCCTGCAACAAATGGACATGGACCTGTATGGAGTGTTGATTACAGCCAGGAATAAGAACTTTCTAATCGATCTTCCTGAATTCTATAAACATATTAATGAACATACTAAATTGAATATTCCACAAGCTTGCGAAGACTGTGGATTTCTATGTGATCTGAATACTACAATTAGTTTAGGATTTACTGATGATTTTCTCGAAACTGAGGAGGAAAAGTTCGGTGATAGTGAGATGAGTAACGGTTTACTGGAGTTGATGAAGTGTGTTATGGATGCGTATAACCCCCATTCTAAAAGTAATTTGTGGTCTGTGTCTTGTGCAGTGAGTGGGGAATACAAGCCGTCACATGCCTACTACATTAATGATATGTTTGGTAGTGTCGTTTATGCACTGTTGAACAAAGCAGCAAGTAAAATGCAAGTTCCATTTCTGCCTGAATTTGAAGATATAGATAAGAGAAGAGAAACTTTAATGAACATAGACAACCATAGTAGAAGAGAGACGATTGCCCTGGCAGGATTTGTATGCATAGCTGAACCTGACCGCATGCAGTGTTTTCAATGTGGATGGCATATTCCTTTGTCAGCTATGGACCTTGAACCAATGTTATATCATGCAAGCTACATGCCGCTATGTCCCTATGTGCAACAAACATTAGACCCAGAGAGATTCCCGCCATATCGAGTACACCATAAGAAGTTTGATAATTCAGATCTGTCCACGGAAGATGATGGCGATGAAGATTTTCAGAAGTTTGCTGACGCTGGATTTTACCGCAACGGGTTTGAACATGTGATCGAATGTATGAGCTGTGGGCTTTGTATCATCATCAACAATGCAGACACAAGTCCCTGGGATACACATGCTCTTCTGTCGCCCACATGTAAATTTGTTCTGGAAAAGAAAGGAATAGACTTTATTAAGTCGGTTAATGCACAAAGGTCTACAGATAAAGAACCAACAATTATAACATATGCTTTGACTGATTTTAGTTTCGACCATAGAACAAACTGGCCGAGCATTCTGTTCACACCCGATACTATATAA
- the LOC134723120 gene encoding uncharacterized protein LOC134723120, whose amino-acid sequence MVEQLVDNANLKTFIDAKLNGKSSIDLASDKDVQLDIWELLLKHADEKTLAGENSVLESFEQLLQAPCFLYSHAHVTTAETHLCQIQKVRYWLLLTKERTEKSVIKLRLHFLCELCRVIPSIFTINASADDVEDLAVELIKDYKVNLNSSATIYCPLHWAVTTSNVLLLNLFLEHGANADCLDRFFNGSPLHIIRDIKGQPRILEIVEILVDNGASLKSEKHQRGYTALHSIIINLNPVELDKFLTKYARLIESSIQTMPFPFTHGLLIHPVASIKQNSMLDKDVLKIRRDAQNDIIEKLKVIEMHKIEINTKDINGMTILHFSCWLRYTDVVKHILAKSKLPLLQKDKFGRGCLFYAMTQPARNIWPETENLSTLRYILDLSIFILNSREIPKKDKLKLELLFEICTAYLESKNKSQKNREPVNTQNKFVKEIMQKVQQFVERLKNQLEQRNPLFTSTIELAGSTGEGTKINPQDEFDYLFKLTTLSQCIRPDCFTVQDEVQLCLETQESEFGKEVKELQEHDQTLNEALMNSFNTTVYNIFQHSLFWEDLPFYWRTCYYKGTSPPKTLVAPLHLAYIGTPTDLDLDISIDLVPEIVLDDLPDGMKDLIPPKVVHFVQNSEDLKWEIIVRQKNARLSFSCVEKLILRNIFPELKDAYTLAKSLLSRVPETDGVEPELVTSYMLKNALFHELDPILSYSLIDKRICKFSSQNGTQMPQNDTDKRVWTSRILKRAIKIFGQRNGVSVYCFPTIIVPLFPVTEDEFGGNPYVRVLNQCLMLLDETN is encoded by the coding sequence ATGGTTGAACAGTTGGTCGACAACGCAAACCTTAAAACTTTCATCGACGCCAAGTTAAATGGCAAATCAAGCATAGATCTTGCTAGCGACAAGGATGTGCAACTTGACATATGGGAGCTGCTATTGAAACATGCTGACGAGAAAACACTAGCGGGCGAGAACTCCGTTTTGGAATCATTCGAACAACTGTTACAAGCTCCATGTTTTTTATATTCGCACGCACACGTTACAACCGCTGAGACACATTTATGTCAAATACAGAAAGTTAGATATTGGTTACTATTAACGAAAGAACGTACCGAGAAAAGTGTCATAAAGTTAAGGCTACATTTTCTATGTGAACTTTGTAGAGTTATACCAAGTATCTTTACAATAAATGCATCGGCGGATGACGTTGAGGATCTAGCGGTAGAGCTGATCAAAGATTACAAGGTCAATCTCAATAGCAGTGCTACGATATATTGTCCACTACATTGGGCTGTCACCACATCTAACGTGCTACTCTTAAATTTGTTCCTTGAACATGGTGCTAATGCCGATTGTTTGGATCGGTTCTTTAATGGCTCACCCCTTCACATAATACGCGACATTAAAGGCCAACCTAGAATTCTTGAAATAGTAGAAATACTAGTGGATAATGGAGCTTCGTTGAAAAGTGAGAAACATCAAAGGGGTTATACAGCTCTTCATTCTATCATAATAAACTTAAATCCAGTAGAGTTAGATAAATTTTTGACAAAGTATGCTAGGTTGATTGAATCATCTATTCAAACTATGCCGTTTCCTTTCACCCACGGACTGCTAATTCATCCTGTAGCATCTATTAAGCAAAATTCTATGCTTGATAAAGACGTGTTGAAGATAAGACGGGATGCTCAAAATGATATCATCGAGAAATTAAAAGTAATTGAGATGcataaaattgaaatcaacACAAAAGATATCAACGGTATGACTATTCTACACTTTTCTTGTTGGTTAAGGTATACAGATGTAGTTAAACATATATTAGCTAAATCCAAATTACCTTTACTTCAGAAAGATAAATTCGGTAGGGGATGCTTATTTTATGCAATGACTCAACCAGCCCGGAATATCTGGCCCGAAACTGAAAACTTGTCAACTCTGAGATATATACttgatttgtcaatttttatcttaaatagTAGAGAAATACCAAAGAAAGACAAACTGAAATTAGAATTATTGTTTGAAATCTGTACGGCTTACTTAGAGTCTAAAAACAAATCCCAAAAAAATAGAGAACCAGTCAACACACAGAACAAATTCGTTAAGGAAATTATGCAAAAGGTTCAACAATTTGTTGAAAGGCTCAAGAATCAATTGGAGCAACGTAATCCTTTATTTACTTCTACTATTGAATTAGCTGGAAGCACGGGTGAGGGCACAAAAATTAACCCCCAGGATGAGTTTGATTATCTGTTCAAGTTGACGACTTTAAGTCAGTGCATCAGACCtgactgtttcactgtacaagACGAAGTTCAATTATGTCTTGAAACACAAGAAAGTGAATTTGGGAAAGAGGTAAAAGAATTGCAAGAACATGACCAAACTTTAAATGAAGCGCTTATGAACTCATTCAATACTACCgtttataacatatttcaaCACAGCTTATTTTGGGAAGATCTCCCGTTTTACTGGAGAACCTGTTATTACAAAGGAACCTCGCCTCCTAAAACCTTGGTTGCACCTTTACATTTGGCATACATCGGCACCCCGACCGACCTAGACCTGGACATCAGTATCGATTTGGTCCCCGAAATCGTATTGGACGATTTACCCGATGGAATGAAAGATCTCATACCCCCAAaagttgtacattttgtacaaaattcagaGGATCTTAAGTGGGAAATTATCGTTAGACAGAAAAATGCACGGCTATCATTTTCCTGTGTAGAAAAGTTGATATTACGAAACATATTTCCCGAACTGAAAGACGCGTATACCTTGGCAAAAAGTTTACTTAGTCGTGTACCCGAAACAGATGGAGTAGAACCAGAATTAGTAACatcatacatgttaaaaaacGCTCTATTCCATGAGCTTGATCCAATATTATCGTATTCTTTGATAGATAAACGTATTTGCAAGTTTTCATCACAAAACGGGACGCAGATGCCACAGAATGATACGGACAAAAGAGTTTGGACATCCAGAATATTGAAAAGAGCTATAAAAATATTTGGTCAGAGGAATGGCGTCAGTGTATATTGTTTCCCAACAATAATTGTGCCTCTCTTTCCCGTAACGGAAGATGAATTCGGAGGTAACCCCTATGTGAGAGTTCTAAACCAATGCTTAATGCTGCTGGATGAAACTAATTAA